TATGGTGTGTGCGTGCAGCCTGTTGCTCAGTAAAAGTGAAAGGGGTTTTACTAACAGTAACTCATGAAGTAGTCTCCATTTTTCTCCATCATGTACCCACGTACTACTGAAGAACGTCAAAGGAAAAGACCCTCTTCCTGGAGCAGAGAATTTTTACAAACCCGCTGTGAATTCTCTCCATATCTAGTACAATTAGGGTAATCAGGGTTACAGAGAAATGTTAAAGACCCCAGTCTGTGAGCCAACAtaatcatttttatatttatcagttCTATTTTCACCCACATCCATCCTCCCTGACTTTCTTGTTCTCCTGAGACACGTTTAAGATACCACACAGTGGGGGAGTAGCTTCTGACTACACAAAGTCCACAAAAATAGGCGTTTAGCACACAAAGCTCCTGTTCAAAATTCTCCAcaagggaaaaaataaagacaagtgcTAGAACACTCATTGTATTAGCTTTCCACTTGCTTTTTCCTTAAGACTATCAGCACTGTTCTTCTTTCAGTCCTCTAAATTAGCTTCCCCCAGGAGGAAGGCAGTCCCGCTCAGTTCCTCTCAATTTGTTCAATATCTAGCTCGCCTCCAAGCTGATCCTTCCTCATGCTGCACAGACCTGCCCAGAAAGGCTCACTGTCTTTCCCATTGGTCGTTCCTGGTGTCATGTCGTCACAATCGGTGGAGTTCCAGTCTGCATCCTCTGTAGCGGTGTCTGACGACACGGTGCTGGTGATCTCGCCCTCTTTGGTCTGAGGCTGAATGTCCTTGAAGCTGTGCTCGTTTGAGTCGTCAGTATCGCGCTGAGTGGTGCTCCTGAGGGTGGGGGTAGCCTGGCTGGACTCGCGGCCGTCCTCGCCTGTGAATCCTGGGCAGCTCAGACTGTGGAAATTCCGAAGTTTCTGTGGAGAGCCAATGAATTTTTTTTAGAGGCCTTGAATTCATGCTCTCAAGGAAGCAGACTTGCACTTAAACCACAAAACATTTCCCTTCCTGGAGTATGACCCATATCCTAAAGAGGACACAAGCATGGCTAAAGGCACACAGACGTCTTATGAAAACAATCCCACTACTGTACTCAAACAGCATGTGGGTGACTGAGTGAGGTCAGTGCTGGACACTGGTCAAGAAACtctataatataaaaatataacaagaTTTGAAGGATACAAATTTAGCTTCCATTACAGACAGCATGTGAGACTGTTAACTGTGATCTGAAGGCCGATGGGAGAGATTGGAAAACAGCAAGTAGCCAGATACCCAGGAGGCAGACATCACTCATGTTGGCCTTTTGACTCTGCACAACACCCACATACATCTGGGAAACCCAGAACCTTTTGTAGGCAAATACATGTGTGCCAGCACTGCTGTGGGCAAGTCCTGTGACAGCTGTGCACGCTGGAACGAGAAGCTTTACAACTGAGGCTTTTCCAATCTGTACAGCTAATGTGTAGAAGGCAGGACAGCTGCCTCATGCCTGACTGTTACGGTGTTAGGGCAGAGGGACACGGGAGAATAGGAGCTCtgtgaaacctgctgtcacTTGTGTGCTTATATAACATGAAACAAGCATGGGACTGTTAGACATGCAGCTCACAGCCAAGTGAGTTGCGATTAATAAATAGATAAGAGATAAATCAAATGTAAGTTTTAAGACCACAAAGGAAAGGACAGTTTATAGTAACATGAGATACATAAAACCTTTAGAGGGAAATATTTGTAGGTTTTAACTCATAACAATTCGTAATGATAGTTCCCTAATTATGACTCGACAAATCACACCTCTTTACTCTCAGCATAGATAAAAATGTGATTTCAAATCTAGCTGATTCAATGTCAGTTCACAAATAACCTCACTTTTTCAGGATTTATCACCCACTAAGAGTTGCAAACATAGAGAGCATCGTGGTCAGATCTATGCATGAGTGAGTAAAGTCTCTACTAGATCAAAAGGGCGCTGCTGTTTTTCTTGGCTCTAGTCAAGCGGGTGCATTTGTCAGCAGCAGGCCAGTGTCACATTGCTGCCTTCAGCATTAGGTCTCTCAGACTTCTCGCCTGAGAGACCATGAGACTAAACTGATAAGGTCACAATTAGTCTGGGATATGGAAAAAAACAGTGGCACGGATGTTAACTTAACCAAATACAATTCTAATTTAGAGTAGCAGACTTGTTATGCACACAAAATCTTCTTTGACAGCGTATCCTCACATAACTTACTGCACCAATAAAAATGAGGCTAATGAGTAAGTACTGCCTGCGTTGTCTGTTACTGTCACGCTCCCTCGTTCCCACCCACCCACTGAATGAAACGAAGAGGAGAGCAGAAAGTCTCCTCATCCATACTGACCTTGACTCTCCGTCAATAAAAGCTGATCAATAGCTCATGAGGCCTGGTAGTGGGAGCGATCTACGCACTGAGCTGAATTTACAGAAATCAATATCTCTTTACCCGACACATATCCCCCCCTGTGAGACGATCTATAACCtctgccacagctgctccacTTGCAGTCACAGTGAACCACGCAGAGAGTAAATCACACCAGTGAGGCGTGTGGATGAGAGGACACTTTAGAGACGCACTCAGCACTGAGACCGATCTTTGAATAGTAAGGTGACTTTGAATGCGGATAGGGCGACGGGTGTGAAGCGATATAAGCCCTTGAGCTGAGTGCCAAACAGACTTACTCTATCATCAAACGTGAATGTCATTTCTGTTGAATCTAAGGCAACTACACACTTCATACTTTAAATATAACATATTTAGTCCTTTTTTCAATGAAATCACTTAAcctataaaatgtaaataggtTTAAGTGAAAGCTTGTTCCTCAGAACCAATTAGAGCAATAACGACAATTAAGGGTTTATGAATAATGGGATTGTTGCAGTTAATTCAGGCTGGAAACTTGAACATTTCCCATTTTTCCCTCTGAAATTCCAGTTGCAGTTCCTTGTGTGGATGCCTGCTGTTTCCACCCGTCCACCACCTCAACATCCACCTGTAAGCAGCTTGAGTGATAAACCTACGTGTCAAACTCTATATTCTACTGCTGTAATGAATCATTTAGAAAAGACTGAAGAAAGTTCATCTGCGTAACTAGGCTAAAAGTCAAATGATATTTTATCCCTCTCATGCTAGTCATTTGGAAGTCATTTCCTCCAGGGTTTGCCTTACGCCAGTCACTTCAATTCAAAAGAAAGTGAAGCAACAAAATTTACCGATCACtggaagttttttttgttttttttctacctgTCAGAGTTGTGCCTTTTTAACAGagacaaagagcagcagggaagATCCAAATCTAAGCACCCTGAAATTTCTCTGCCTCATCTAAGGTTGTTTTCGCCACGCTGACCTCGTTCCTGCTTGGAGCGCGTGCGGCGTCTGTTTGTCGTGTCACAGCAGCGTTGTTGTTAAGACACTGCTGAACTCTGGGTGACTTTCTCACAGGGGCCAAGTCCAGCTCCAAGTTTATGATCCAGCCAGTGAATGTGTGAAACTGcaccgtgtgtgtgcgtgcgtgtgtgtgtgtgtgagctcgAGGGGCAAACAGACAAACGCCTGCCAGGATGTCCAGATAAATCCAAATTTCAGAAGCGACCAACCGAAGCTAATCATTCCTCTAGTAATTCCTGCTTTGATCAAATTATCTTTATTCAGTAGCACATTTAATGGGGCTACTTTTCTTCAAACTCTGTGAGTACAAGCTCAGATAATCGAATGTGACCCTGAATAGGCTTGCATGAATTAACAATTGCCTTTAATGACAACGCCTGAGGGAAACAATGGAGTGACCTTAACCATAAGTGTTTTGTTTATCCGACACATAAGGAGAAAAATGCTTGTGACTGACACTGATTGACCTCGCAAAGCTTCCAGCTGGTATGACCATTTCCTGTAATCCTCCTCCTTGAAGTCATGGGGTTGTGGCGCGTTTAACCGATAAATAAATGCCACATAAAAACGCCAATGGAAAAAGCTCCTAATAAATTATGACTGGCTCAGTTTCAAAGTTAATACAGTGTATTAACAGACAGCATCTTGAGTGCAACGTGTTGTTAAATGGAAGAGGTAAACTGGCAGGTTTTCAGTATTTAATGTTTCTTCTgtctaaataaagaaaaatattatattatcaTCTGATCTACATGTTAAATACCAACCTGTGTCATTTTTGCCAGATCCAGTGAAggcctctgtttgtgtgtgtcatctGGTCTCCTGCGCTTCACACCAGTCTTCTTCTCATTGAGGACGCATGGTTGTGAGCGACTACGGGGAAGACCCCCCTGTCCTCCACGGCGTTCCAGTTCTGGAGTGGAGTCGGGGGAGCTGGGAGGTGACGGTCCACGAGGCTCAGGGAGACAAATTTGTTCATGAGAGAGGTAGAGGGGCTGCGATGAAGGGTCGGAGGACAGGGgcactgaggaagaggaggagtgagTCAGGCTGGTGAACGCAGAAGACCATGGAGGGCGCTGGGTGAAAGACGGCAGCTCAAGGGTGTTGGATCGGGCAGGCAGGCTGAAACTGGAGCTGCGCTGCATGCCCGCAAAGCCACTCTGCATGTTTCCAATACTGCTGCGTTGGACGCTTCCTCCACTGTGGCACCTCCGTTTTTCCACAGCTGTCCACACGCGAGAGCCCTGAGGACGCCAGGAAGAGCGACAACCACTGAGCTCGTCTGAGCAAGACAGGGACCGGCACTGTCGTTTGCTGGGGGGAGCGGTGGAGTGCGAGGCCTCTGTTAGGCTTAGGTCCTGCAACAAGTTAGTGATTGTGCTTGAAGTGGAGCCAACATCCCAGTCCCAGTGGGCAGAACTTGTGTGCACTTCTGGCAGAACATCCCACAGGCTCTCCAGGCTGGTTCCAACTGGCCTCCGCTGGATGGCACACCTGTGACCCATGTCCCTCCACCGGCTTGTGTCTGCAACAGACAGACCACATTTACATGAATGAAActgcctttaaaaaacaaaagacacccAAACACAATCCCACCTACAATATGGGAAACAATGTAAGGGCTAAACTTGAACTGAAAGTGTGTTGATCAATCAACAGCTGCCCACAGATCTTAATGCAGTGTTCAAACTCCAGTGCTAATCTGTTACTTTCCCTCTTTTTTCACTTCAGTCTCTTCAGCAGTTTTCAACAACAGCTCCATACTCATGCAGGACTGCAAATTTACTCCCTAGTGTCAAATTTacacaaagattttaaaaatatattaagaTACAATTAAAAATCCACCATTATACACCCCTGCAGCACTGTGCAAACTCCTTTAGGAGATGAAtctcaaacaaagaaaattgCTTTTAGTCCTAGGTACTACAATTGTTTAGTACCCGCAACTTATGCAATGCATAAGCATGGGTGTCACCATGTGTACTTTGTGTTGACACTACTCACTGCTTTGTTTAATTGgcactaaaaataaatactgcCCTGCAGCCACTGCTTTAGCGTCACTGTCTGTAAGTACAGCTGATTGGAAAAGGGAATGGAGCTCAACGTCCAACTGACTCAACATGCCTGAGCAAATGTCAATAAGCTTCTAACTACAGCTTTTCATCTCTTCGTTGAGATTTACAAGAGCGATGCATCAGACCAGCTCGGTATTTGCAGTCAATGGTCAGATATTCTCCGAAACCAAAGCTACCATGCAAACACCTGTTATTGTCATAGAAACAACACTCGTAAACCACAGAACAGATATGCCAAATGAACTGGTTGGTCAACTCTGAGTCAGATACTAAACATCGAGGCCACTGCCCACTTCTGGTATGCAAAAGGTCTATTCTTCTTCACTGGAGATAAAATTCCCCAaaatgccatccacaatacacggGTAGGACAAAGAACAAAAGGCCTTCTGGTATAGCTCTGTTCTATGCCAGGACATTTTCAATTCTTACACACTCAATGCCAAGTAACTGCAAGGACATAATACATCCAATTATACAAAACAGAGACTGTAAAGTATGTCCTACCGCTAGAAGAAAACTAAAGATATGACTCTTTTGCAGCATGTCTGGAGTATTGAAGCATCAAGGAGTGCCGCAAAATTTAAATTAATGCTAAACCCCCAACACAAAGTCGTTACTGTATTATTTCTGTTGGCAAAAACACCTGCCAGACATGTTTCACCAAACATAAAGCTACAATGAACAAAATGCACTAGACTTTAATCATAGACCATCTagtacatacagtggggcaaaaaagtatttagtcagccaccgattgtgcaagttcccccacttaaaatgatgacagaggtcagtaatttgcaccagaggtacacttcaactgtgagagacagaatgtgaaaaaaaaatccatgaatccacatggtaggatttgtaaagaatttattcgtaaatctgggtggaaaataagtatttggtcaataacaaaaatacaactcaatactttgtaacataacctttgttggcaataacagaggtcaaacgtttactataggtctttaccaggtttgcacacacagtagctggtattttggcccattcctccatgcagatcttctcgagagcagtgatgttttggggctgtcgccgagcaacacggactttcaactcccgccacagattttctatggggttgaggtctggagactggctaggccactccaggactttcaaatgcttcttacggagccactcctttgttgcccgggcggtgtgttttggatcattgtcatgttggaagacccagcctcgtttcatcttcaaagttctcactgatggaaggaggttttggctcaaaatctcacgatacatggccccattcattctgtccttaacacggatcagtcgtcctgtccccttggcagaaaaacagccccataacatgatgtttccacccccatgcttcacagtaggtatggtgttcttgggatgcaactcagtattcttcttcctccaaacacgacgagttgagtttataccaaaaagttctactttggtttcatctgaccacatgacattctcccaatcctctgctgtatcatccatgtgctctctggcaaacttcagaggggcctggacatgcactggcttcagcagcggaacacgtctggcactgcgggatttgattccctgccgttgtagtgtgttactgatggtgacctttgttactttggtcccagctctctgcaggtcattcaccaggtccccccgtgtggttctgggatctttgctcaccgttctcatgatcattttgaccccacaggatgagatcttgcgtggagccccagatcgagggagattatcagtggtcttgtatgtcttccattttctgatgattgctcccacagttgattttttcacaccaagctgcttgcctattgtagattcactcttcccagtctggtgcaggtctacaatacttttcctggtgtccttcgaaagctctttggtcttggccatggcggagtttggagtctgactgtttgaggctgtggacaggtgtcttttatacagatgatgagttcaaacaggtgccattcatacaggtaacgagtgggggacagaaaagcttcttacagaagacgttacaggtctgtgagagccagagattttccttgtttgaggtgaccaaatacttattttccaccctgatttacgaataaattctttacaaatcctaccatgtggattcatggatttttttttcacattctgtctctcacagttgaagtgtacctctggtgcaaattactgacctctgtcatcattttaagtgggggaacttgcacaatcggtggctgactaaatacttttttgccccactgtaactacTTTATAACAACACTTCCTGTCCTGTTTGTTATTGTAAGAAATGTGCAACATGTAAATAAGTTAAAGATCTAAGATTTTATCCATGTCACATAATGCAAACCTTTACCCATGAGTCCGCAAGAGAAAAGTGCTGTCCCCTGGCTCATGGTCTGTGCCTGGAactgtagaaaaagaaaaaaaaagaaaattttcaGCTTACAGGAAagccacaaaaataaaatgtagaacAGGCTTTAATAATTACAAGTCAGTAaaccaacaaataaaaagaagcaaaaacaacaact
Above is a genomic segment from Maylandia zebra isolate NMK-2024a linkage group LG8, Mzebra_GT3a, whole genome shotgun sequence containing:
- the fam53b gene encoding protein FAM53B isoform X2; its protein translation is MCVAMVIIYPKTLEKKGADDVTTKRTNFVPFQAQTMSQGTALFSCGLMDTSRWRDMGHRCAIQRRPVGTSLESLWDVLPEVHTSSAHWDWDVGSTSSTITNLLQDLSLTEASHSTAPPSKRQCRSLSCSDELSGCRSSWRPQGSRVWTAVEKRRCHSGGSVQRSSIGNMQSGFAGMQRSSSFSLPARSNTLELPSFTQRPPWSSAFTSLTHSSSSSVPLSSDPSSQPLYLSHEQICLPEPRGPSPPSSPDSTPELERRGGQGGLPRSRSQPCVLNEKKTGVKRRRPDDTHKQRPSLDLAKMTQKLRNFHSLSCPGFTGEDGRESSQATPTLRSTTQRDTDDSNEHSFKDIQPQTKEGEITSTVSSDTATEDADWNSTDCDDMTPGTTNGKDSEPFWAGLCSMRKDQLGGELDIEQIERN
- the fam53b gene encoding protein FAM53B isoform X1, producing MCVAMVIIYPKTLEKKGADDVTTKRTNFVPFQAQTMSQGTALFSCGLMGKDTSRWRDMGHRCAIQRRPVGTSLESLWDVLPEVHTSSAHWDWDVGSTSSTITNLLQDLSLTEASHSTAPPSKRQCRSLSCSDELSGCRSSWRPQGSRVWTAVEKRRCHSGGSVQRSSIGNMQSGFAGMQRSSSFSLPARSNTLELPSFTQRPPWSSAFTSLTHSSSSSVPLSSDPSSQPLYLSHEQICLPEPRGPSPPSSPDSTPELERRGGQGGLPRSRSQPCVLNEKKTGVKRRRPDDTHKQRPSLDLAKMTQKLRNFHSLSCPGFTGEDGRESSQATPTLRSTTQRDTDDSNEHSFKDIQPQTKEGEITSTVSSDTATEDADWNSTDCDDMTPGTTNGKDSEPFWAGLCSMRKDQLGGELDIEQIERN